CCACAAAAGAGAAGCAGCATGGAATGCGCGCAACCCAAGCCAGGTGATGGCTGTTCGGTTTTGTTAGTCGTTGATGACTATCCGGAAAATCTGGTGACGATGCGTGCCGTCCTCAATCGTCAGGATTGGTGCATCGTTACTGCAAGTTCCGGGATAGAAGCGCTGTCGATCCTTCTCGAAAGAGAGGTGGATCTGGTGCTGCTCGACGTTCAGATGCCCGGAATGGATGGCTTCGAAGTGGCACGCCTGATGCGCGGCAGCCAACGAACGCGGCTGACGCCGATTATCTTTCTTACCGCCAATGAGCAGTCACGGGATGCCGTCCACAAGGGCTACGCCAGTGGCGCGGTGGACTACCTGTTCAAACCCTTCGATCCCCACGTCCTCAAGCCCAAAGTGCAGGCATTGCTGGAGCAGCAGCAAAATAGCCGCGCCCTGCAAAAGCTGTCGCTGGAGCTGGAGGAGGCCAGGGCGTTCAATGCGTCGGTGCTGGACAATATCGACGAAGGCATCCTGGTCATCAATGAGAAAGGCCTGATCAACTTCGCCAACCCTGCGATTTGCGGTTTGCTCGGCGCCGATGCCGAGCAATTGTGCGGGACTTCGCTGCTCGACTACCTGACCGAGCCGAAGGTGGTGGACTGGCACGAGTCGGGTTTTTATCGCCACTACCGCAGCGGCGAATCCTATCGATTGCATGACGCGAGCCTGCGCACGACATCCGGTTGCCAGCTGCCAGTAGCGATGTCATGCGCGCCATTGCCGGTGGAGCGCAAAGCCATGGTATTGAGCATTCGGGATATGTCTGTGGTACGCGATCTGTATCGCCAGCTGGAACAGCAGGCGGTCACCGACACCTTGACCGGGCTGCTCAATCGCCGTGGTTTCTACCAGACCGTCGAAGGCATGCTGTTGCGCAACGAGCAGGCCGGGAAGTTTCTGGTGCTGCTTTACCTCGATCTGGATGGCTTCAAGCGCATCAATGATTCCCTTGGTCACGATGCTGGCGATCAGGTGCTGCTCTGGGTTTCCCAGCAGCTCAAGGAATGCATGCGCCCGTATGACGTGCTGGCGCGCATGGGCGGCGACGAGTTTACCGTGGTCATCGACGGTCTGGACTTCCCCGAGCACGCCGCCAAAGTCGCGGAAAAACTCATTGAGCGCGTATCGCTGCGCCGACAGGTCGACGGCCTGGACATTACCCTGGGCGCGAGCATCGGCATTGCGACTTTCCCGGACTGCGGCGCCAATCTGGACGGTCTGCTGCGTGCGGCGGATATCGCCATGTATGAAGCCAAGCGCGCCGGACGTCAGCAATACCGTTTCTTCGACCAGGAAATGAACGGCCGCGCCCGTTCACGGCTGATGTTGGAGGAAAGCGTACGCACGGCCATCGATGGCAAAGATTTTTCCATGGTCTATCAGCCTCAGGTCTTCATCGAAAGTGGCCGCCTGCGGGGC
This genomic window from Pseudomonas sp. G.S.17 contains:
- a CDS encoding EAL domain-containing protein, producing MECAQPKPGDGCSVLLVVDDYPENLVTMRAVLNRQDWCIVTASSGIEALSILLEREVDLVLLDVQMPGMDGFEVARLMRGSQRTRLTPIIFLTANEQSRDAVHKGYASGAVDYLFKPFDPHVLKPKVQALLEQQQNSRALQKLSLELEEARAFNASVLDNIDEGILVINEKGLINFANPAICGLLGADAEQLCGTSLLDYLTEPKVVDWHESGFYRHYRSGESYRLHDASLRTTSGCQLPVAMSCAPLPVERKAMVLSIRDMSVVRDLYRQLEQQAVTDTLTGLLNRRGFYQTVEGMLLRNEQAGKFLVLLYLDLDGFKRINDSLGHDAGDQVLLWVSQQLKECMRPYDVLARMGGDEFTVVIDGLDFPEHAAKVAEKLIERVSLRRQVDGLDITLGASIGIATFPDCGANLDGLLRAADIAMYEAKRAGRQQYRFFDQEMNGRARSRLMLEESVRTAIDGKDFSMVYQPQVFIESGRLRGFEALLRWQHPSAGDVPPGLFIPLLEETRLITKLGGWIFEQGAAQRKRWNEIFDANLVLSVSVSFTQFSMPNLASELQRAMQRFDLKPGQLEVEITESSLVHNLNHSRMQIQLLHDIGVRVALDDFGVGECSLSHLRNLDIDTLKIDRHFVASMLGSVRDLAVARSIIELCRNLDVLVIAEGVETIEQYQWLKDNGCQLIQGFLVAHPMIAEDALLFPQPFDWQGLKLR